From Clarias gariepinus isolate MV-2021 ecotype Netherlands chromosome 2, CGAR_prim_01v2, whole genome shotgun sequence, one genomic window encodes:
- the LOC128507967 gene encoding E3 ubiquitin-protein ligase TRIM16-like, with translation MCDFRKMAEASISVDQDQFICPVCLDLLKDPVTLPCGHSFCKVCINGCWDQEDQKGVYSCPQCRDTFTPRPVLRRNNMLAEVVEKLKKKTEVQAASPAHWYAGPGDVECDFCTGRKHKAVKSCLTCLASYCETHITPHYESPAFKTHKLTEASLKLREKICSEHDEVLKIYCRTDQTCICSLCMLDKHKGHDAVTVSAERAEKQSELKEKQMKSQQRIQEKQKKVQELKQAVNTIKLSAQTAVEDSERIFTELISSMEKKRSEVTELIRAQEKTELSRAERLLEQLEQEIADLQGRLTELEQLLHTHDHIQFLQTLASGRQSPIMDKPNFQTSSVSVHQHLSFDGVRNSLSGLKKRLEEFCEEEFNKIPPHDFCYLTLDPNTTHRNLILSEKNRAVRYSKREQQSSDHSERFDSWHQVLCKESVCGRCYWEVEWSGGGAYISVSYKDISRKGQGDECGFGRNNQSWSLRCCSSSSLCFYHNNIETDLRAPSSSRIGVYVDHSAGTLSFYSVSDTMKLLHRVHTTFTQPLYAGFGPNWWSGSTVRLCDPE, from the exons atgtgtgaCTTCAGGAAAATGGCAGAGGCCAGTATTTCAGTAGATCAGGACCAGTTcatctgtccagtgtgtctggatctCCTGAAGGATCCGGTGACTCTCCcctgtggtcacagtttctgtaaggtgtgtattaatggctgctgggatcaggaggatcagaagggcgtctacagctgtcctcagtgcagagacactttcactccaaggcctgttctacgcagaaacaacatgctggctgaagtggtggagaaactgaagaagaagactgaagtccaagctgcttctcctgctcactggtacgctggacctggagatgtggagtgtgatttcTGCACCGGGAGAAAACACAAAGCCGTCAAGTCCTGTCTGACGTGTCTGGCTTCTTACTGTGAAACTCATATTACTCCTCACTATGAGTCTCCTGCATTTAAgacacataaattaacagaagctTCATTAAAACTACGAGAGAAGATCTGCTCTGAACATGATGAAGTGCTGAAGATCTACTGCCGTACTGATCAAACCTGTATTTGCTCCTTGTGCATGTTGGATAAACATAAAGGCCATGACGCTGTAACAGTTTCAGCAGAAAGAGCTGAGAAACAG agtgagttaaaggagaagcagatgaaatcccagcagagaatccaggagaagcagaagaaggtgcaggagctgaaacaggctgtgaacactataaag ctgagtgcacagacagcagtggaggacagtgagaggatctttactgagctgatcagctccatggagaaaaagcgctcggaggtgacggagctgatcagagctcaggagaagactgaactgagtcgagctgaacgactcctggagcaactggagcaggagattgctgatcttcaggggagactcactgagctggagcagcttttacacacacacgatcacatccagttcctccag ACTTTAGCTTCTGGACGTCAGTCTCCTATAATGGATAAACCAAACTTTCAGACATCCAGCGTCAGTGTCCATCAACATCTCTCATTTGATGGAGTGAGGAATTCTCTCTCAGGTCTGAAGAAGAGACTCGAGGAATTCTGTGAGGAGGAATTCAACAAAATCCCTCCACATG atttctgttatctgactctggatcccaacacGACACATCGTAACCTCATTCTGTCTGAGAAGAACAGAGCGGTGAGATACAGTAAGAGAGAGCAGCAGTCCTCTGATCATTCAGAGAGATTTGACTCCTGGCATCAGGTGTTGtgtaaggagagtgtgtgtggacgctgttactgggaggtggagtggagcGGTGGTGGTGCGTACATATCAGTCTCATATAAAGACATCAGCAGGAAAGGACAGGGTGATGAGTGTGGGTTTGGACGCAACAATCAGTCCTGGAGTCTGCGgtgttgttcttcttcttctctctgttTCTATCACAACAACATTGAGACTGATCTCAGAGCTCCATCATCCtccagaataggagtgtatgtggatcacagtgcaggaactctgtccttctacagcgtctctgacacgatgaagctcctccacagagtccacaccacattcactcagcctctgtaTGCTGGGTTTGGG